A region of Lycium barbarum isolate Lr01 chromosome 1, ASM1917538v2, whole genome shotgun sequence DNA encodes the following proteins:
- the LOC132630687 gene encoding kirola-like produces MGLKGKLISQTEMKCAGHLLHEHFKSNPHQSSTMSPDKIKNFTLHEGQLGSTGSVVSWKYILGGKEQHVKHLVHIDDETKSITFNFVEGDLTQLYKSMAATLSAEGNWMTWTIVYEKLNENIPEPIDVLEFCIGFLKDLEPHHVGK; encoded by the exons ATGGGTCTTAAAGGCAAGTTGATCTCTCAAACAGAGATGAAGTGCGCTGGACATTTACTTCATGAGCACTTCAAATCAAATCCACACCAATCATCCACCATGTCTcctgataaaataaaaaatttcacgCTACATGAAGGTCAGTTGGGTAGTACTGGCTCTGTTGTCAGCTGGAAATATATTCTTG GAGGAAAAGAGCAACATGTCAAGCATCTTGTTCATATAGACGATGAGACAAAATCAATCACCTTCAATTTTGTTGAAGGAGATCTGACTCAATTATACAAGTCCATGGCAGCTACTTTAAGTGCAGAGGGAAACTGGATGACTTGGACTATTGTGTACGAGAAATTGAATGAAAACATTCCAGAGCCCATTGATGTATTGGAATTTTGTATTGGTTTCCTCAAAGACCTTGAGCCTCACCATGTCGGGAAATAG